One Etheostoma spectabile isolate EspeVRDwgs_2016 chromosome 12, UIUC_Espe_1.0, whole genome shotgun sequence genomic window carries:
- the b3gnt5b gene encoding lactosylceramide 1,3-N-acetyl-beta-D-glucosaminyltransferase B: protein MFINFRRIRKCQCVQLMTTCLVLSVVMVCWEQLDNSVISHVKSYSYRYLVNSFTYINRSLTISHEQARSFSNFSYLLDHPDKCAGKDVLLLLFVKTSPENIKRRNAIRSTWGNETYIQNTLGVTVKVVFALGAPRTKKEEPSWSERSGVGFQQQLIHEDHLHGDLIQQDFLDSFHNLTLKLIQQFHWMHSRCAHARFLMTADDDIFVHMPNLVSYLQDMSSRGVVDFWVGRVHKGAPPIRSKNSKYYVPYEMYQWLSYPDYTAGAAYVVSRDVADKIYQATLTLNASLYIDDVFMGICANAAGVSPQEHVYFSGEGKAPYHQCIYDQMMTSHGHVEDIFDLWKAATHPQVKQKTSGLLGRLYCTAVKMVLLCKPYYFNTYPCKAAFW, encoded by the coding sequence ATGTTTATAAATTTCCGCCGGATACGAAAATGCCAGTGTGTGCAGCTGATGACCACCTGCCTGGTGCTGTCAGTGGTGATGGTTTGCTGGGAGCAgctggacaacagtgtcatcagCCACGTCAAGTCCTACTCCTACCGCTACCTGGTAAACAGCTTCACCTACATTAACAGGAGCCTTACTATCTCACATGAGCAGGCCAGAAGCTTCAGCAACTTCAGTTACCTGCTGGACCACCCGGATAAGTGCGCCGGCAAGGACgtcctccttcttctctttgTCAAAACATCCCCAGAGAACATTAAGAGGCGAAACGCCATTCGATCCACCTGGGGTAATGAGACCTACATCCAAAACACCTTGGGAGTGACAGTCAAGGTGGTGTTTGCCTTAGGAGCGCCTCGGACCAAGAAGGAGGAGCCCTCGTGGAGCGAGAGGAGCGGTGTTGGTTTTCAGCAGCAGCTCATCCACGAGGACCATCTCCATGGTGATTTGATCCAACAAGACTTTTTAGACTCCTTCCACAACCTGACTCTGAAGCTGATCCAACAGTTCCACTGGATGCACAGCCGCTGCGCACATGCCCGCTTCCTCATGACCGCTGACGACGACATCTTTGTCCACATGCCCAACCTGGTGAGCTACCTGCAGGACATGAGCAGCAGAGGCGTCGTAGACTTTTGGGTTGGTCGTGTGCACAAAGGGGCGCCGCCAATCCGCAGCAAAAACAGCAAGTACTATGTGCCCTATGAGATGTACCAGTGGTTGTCATACCCTGACTACACTGCTGGGGCCGCGTATGTTGTCTCCAGGGACGTAGCTGACAAAATATACCAAGCCACGTTGACCCTGAACGCCTCTCTTTACATAGACGATGTGTTCATGGGCATCTGTGCCAATGCCGCCGGTGTGTCACCCCAGGAGCACGTCTATTTCTCAGGTGAGGGCAAAGCACCCTACCACCAGTGTATCTACGACCAGATGATGACCTCACATGGTCATGTTGAGGATATCTTTGACCTGTGGAAGGCAGCGACCCACCCGCAGGTGAAGCAGAAGACCTCTGGACTCCTAGGGAGGCTTTACTGCACAGCTGTGAAAATGGTTCTCCTTTGTAAACCATACTATTTTAACACCTACCCTTGCAAAGCAGCTTTTTGGTAG